One window of Papaver somniferum cultivar HN1 chromosome 9, ASM357369v1, whole genome shotgun sequence genomic DNA carries:
- the LOC113311567 gene encoding BTB/POZ domain-containing protein At3g56230-like produces MEDRESFHSDLADAFRKGMYSDIQVKPSSGPSIRAYRILLATRSIILKNMLESDSCKIAPEEYINLPDFNHEELETFLEFLYHGDLPTEKFQKHCFSLLKAADKYDILHLQKFSEQQLVKVLNSANALEILEISDVVSNEKIKLAALKLIVQQFEEISLTPSFEEFAKKNSGLMIQTTRAAVTHSREKRINMK; encoded by the exons ATGGAAGACAGAGAAAGTTTTCATAGCGACTTAGCTGACGCATTTAGGAAGGGAATGTACTCAGATATTCAAGTGAAGCCTAGCAGTGGTCCTTCTATACGGGCTTATAGAATTTTGCTG GCAACAAGATCTATAATATTGAAGAACATGCTAGAATCGGATTCGTGCAAGATTGCACCAGAAGAGTACATCAATCTCCCGGATTTCAATCATGAAGAACTTGAAACCTTTTTGGAGTTCCTTTACCATGGAGACTTGCCTACAGAAAAGTTTCAGAAACATTGTTTCTCCCTGTTAAAAGCAGCCGATAAATATGATATTTTGCATTTGCAAAAGTTTTCTGAGCAACAGCTTGTTAAAGTATTAAACTCGGCGAATGCACTCGAAATATTAGAAATCTCGGATGTTGTCTCGAACGAGAAAATAAAACTTGCTGCCTTGAAACTAATAGTGCAACAGTTCGAAGAAATATCTCTCACACCTAGTTTCGAAGAGTTTGCAAAAAAGAACTCAGGTTTGATGATACAGACCACCAGGGCCGCTGTTACTCATTCCAGAGAGAAGAGAATTAACATGAAATGA